Proteins from a genomic interval of Lusitaniella coriacea LEGE 07157:
- a CDS encoding NAD(P)/FAD-dependent oxidoreductase → MKNTQSDRSVRKVVIVGGGFGGLYAAQSLGRAPVQVTLIDKRNFHLFQPLLYQVATGTVSPADISSPLRLVLSKFKNVRTILDEVVDIDPQRKKVVLLDGELDYDTLIVATGVSHHYFGNDHWKAYAPGLKTIEDALEIRSRIFTAFEAAEKESDPLKRRAWLTFVIVGGGPTGVELAGAIAEMTRGSLRDDFRNIDTTSAQILLVEGMDRVLPPYAPQLSAKAQEDLSRLGVTVRAKTIVTNITEGVVTVRHGEEEEAIPTQTVLWAAGVKASAMGQILRDRAGANLDRAGRIIVEPDLSLPNHPNIFAIGDLAHFAHQGERPLPGVAPVAMQQGEYVAKLLKRHLKGDTLPPFQYADYGSLAVIGQNSAVVDLGFVKLSGIIAWLAWVFAHIYYLIEFDNKLIVLTQWGWNYFTRGRGARLITGKDTVSVLSERMKREIFVGAGNDRKG, encoded by the coding sequence ATGAAAAATACCCAATCGGATCGATCTGTTCGTAAAGTTGTGATTGTGGGTGGTGGTTTTGGGGGACTTTACGCAGCACAATCTCTCGGTCGCGCTCCCGTTCAGGTGACATTAATCGATAAGCGAAACTTCCACCTGTTCCAACCTTTGCTCTATCAAGTGGCAACGGGAACTGTCTCGCCGGCAGATATTTCCTCGCCCTTGCGACTGGTATTGAGCAAGTTCAAAAATGTTAGAACGATCCTCGATGAAGTGGTGGATATCGACCCCCAAAGGAAAAAAGTTGTTTTGCTCGATGGGGAATTGGACTACGATACGCTGATTGTGGCGACGGGCGTGAGCCATCACTATTTCGGAAACGACCATTGGAAAGCCTACGCTCCCGGACTGAAAACCATTGAAGATGCCCTGGAGATTCGCAGTCGAATTTTCACGGCGTTTGAGGCGGCGGAGAAGGAAAGCGATCCCCTAAAAAGACGCGCTTGGCTGACGTTTGTAATTGTGGGCGGGGGACCAACGGGGGTAGAATTGGCGGGCGCGATCGCGGAAATGACGCGGGGTTCCCTCAGAGACGATTTTCGCAATATCGATACCACTTCTGCCCAAATCCTTCTAGTAGAAGGGATGGATCGGGTTTTGCCGCCCTACGCGCCGCAACTTTCCGCAAAGGCACAAGAAGATTTATCGCGTTTGGGCGTAACAGTGCGCGCGAAAACCATCGTGACGAATATTACCGAAGGGGTTGTTACAGTGCGCCACGGGGAGGAAGAAGAGGCAATCCCCACCCAAACGGTTTTATGGGCGGCGGGGGTTAAGGCTTCGGCAATGGGTCAAATTTTACGCGATCGCGCCGGGGCAAATCTCGATCGCGCGGGACGGATTATCGTCGAACCGGATTTAAGTTTGCCCAACCATCCCAACATCTTCGCAATTGGGGATTTAGCCCATTTTGCCCACCAAGGTGAGCGCCCCCTCCCCGGCGTTGCCCCCGTTGCCATGCAGCAGGGAGAATACGTCGCCAAACTGCTCAAACGGCACTTGAAGGGTGACACCTTACCTCCCTTCCAATACGCAGACTACGGCAGTCTGGCAGTGATTGGACAGAACTCGGCGGTGGTGGATTTGGGGTTTGTCAAACTCTCTGGAATTATCGCCTGGTTAGCTTGGGTTTTTGCCCACATTTACTATCTCATTGAGTTCGATAACAAACTCATCGTTTTAACCCAGTGGGGATGGAATTATTTCACGCGGGGACGCGGCGCGCGCCTGATTACGGGCAAAGATACTGTCAGCGTTCTATCCGAACGCATGAAACGGGAGATTTTTGTGGGTGCGGGGAATGATCGAAAGGGTTGA
- a CDS encoding alpha/beta fold hydrolase — MTLQPLPTQTPYTTQTWTWQGHQIEYAVQGTGSPLLLIHGFGASIGHWRKNIPVLANAGYQVFALDLLGFGNSDKPILNYTVELWQEQIQAFWREKIQVPTVFVGNSIGGLLSLMVATHSPEMTAGTIVINCAGGLNHRPEELNFPLRVVMGAFTKIVSSPVSGTFLFNRIRQKKRLRRTLSQVYRDRAAITDELVEILYQPSCHPNAQKVFASVITAPPGPTPGELLPRLQSPLLVLWGEDDPWTPLSGATIYQELAAKRDDVTFHGIPNAGHCPHDEKPQQINELTIDWLKGLLSD; from the coding sequence ATGACCCTACAACCCCTTCCTACGCAAACTCCCTACACAACGCAAACCTGGACTTGGCAAGGTCATCAAATCGAGTATGCCGTGCAAGGAACGGGCAGTCCGTTGCTCTTGATTCATGGTTTTGGTGCATCCATCGGACATTGGCGCAAAAATATTCCGGTTCTGGCAAATGCGGGATATCAAGTGTTTGCCCTGGATCTTCTCGGATTTGGCAATTCCGACAAACCCATTCTTAACTACACTGTCGAATTGTGGCAAGAACAAATTCAGGCGTTTTGGCGAGAAAAAATCCAAGTTCCCACTGTTTTTGTGGGCAACTCCATTGGGGGGTTATTGAGTTTGATGGTTGCAACCCACTCTCCTGAAATGACTGCGGGAACCATTGTTATCAATTGTGCGGGAGGACTCAACCACCGTCCGGAGGAATTGAATTTTCCTTTGCGCGTCGTCATGGGTGCGTTTACCAAAATCGTCAGTTCGCCTGTGAGTGGAACATTTCTGTTCAACAGAATTCGCCAGAAAAAGCGCCTGCGTCGCACGTTGTCCCAAGTTTACCGCGATCGCGCGGCAATTACCGATGAATTGGTGGAAATACTCTATCAACCCTCCTGCCATCCCAACGCCCAAAAAGTTTTCGCCTCGGTCATCACCGCACCGCCAGGGCCCACACCGGGGGAATTATTGCCCCGATTACAATCGCCTTTGCTGGTATTGTGGGGCGAAGACGATCCTTGGACTCCCCTCTCAGGAGCAACAATTTATCAAGAATTAGCCGCCAAGCGCGACGATGTGACCTTCCACGGGATTCCCAACGCGGGTCACTGTCCCCACGACGAAAAACCCCAACAAATCAATGAATTAACAATCGATTGGTTGAAGGGGTTATTGTCCGATTGA
- a CDS encoding metallophosphoesterase family protein: protein MLFSLEELPLILTGPLLRRTEPDAVTVWLALKAARQVTLRVYRAEERMTACLAGTRSTVRLGEHFHIVAVTATSEVDARLEPGQLYAYDLDFGEGGESLNEALNSTGCDAPLNLSYFEHGLPTFALPPDDLNHLKIVHGSCRKPHGGGADMLPLMDNAIAQAADFPNERPHQLFLTGDQIYSDDVADPLLWLASELEVFLLGWEEDLLLPDDSYKPRELKPGQRSSIAEECAGFTAGLPNQAHLAKSHLFAWGEYCIAYLLCWSSVLWPDKLPSGKEMCQEKKQVRQWDREVDAIANFTRSLGQVRRLLANIPTYTICDDHDVSDDWYLNREWCDRVLGKSFGRQVLQNALLGYALFQGWGNTPKQFFAGQPGEKLLEAVETWSASRGKDKAAWREIGKYLGLPLTNPQTGLPQYRLDGDVLILDRDDRALDWHYTIRGFKHEAIVIDTRTWRGYPQGEKEKKTPPMLLSPTGFKQQLEAPLEETEAINQSQQAEIEATLVILPTNLVTMCFVDWVQRFDLSRDRVFGNDVGDSWNFNENAFSQFLVRLGQRRDRAIILSGDIHYSCAVRLCYWSRERDSVLVQLTSSALKNSEWSTRVIHTKLKSLCPERTVRWAGWKTPPPLREIAILPGQIKQWNDRTRHSSPFLRQLHRDRGNEQLSWKLILKDPKDRPDWRYRIQWLERGKAQLLPWHTPRNQHPKLSENFLIKLLLKLWRNRWLQEGSEVVGRNNFSLVTFQWSPQNSTKAVIQETYWFLPDNPTRTVTSRYFVSLEPDKAPPFTREL, encoded by the coding sequence TTGCTTTTTTCTCTCGAAGAACTTCCCCTGATTTTGACGGGCCCCCTTTTGCGGCGGACAGAACCCGATGCTGTAACGGTTTGGCTGGCTCTCAAAGCGGCGCGTCAAGTGACGCTGCGCGTGTACCGTGCGGAGGAAAGAATGACGGCGTGTTTGGCGGGGACGCGATCGACGGTACGTTTGGGGGAACACTTCCATATCGTCGCGGTTACAGCAACCTCTGAGGTGGACGCGAGACTCGAACCGGGACAACTGTATGCCTACGATTTGGACTTTGGCGAGGGCGGGGAATCTCTCAATGAGGCGCTCAACTCGACGGGTTGCGATGCGCCTTTGAATCTCAGTTATTTCGAGCATGGTTTACCCACCTTTGCATTGCCGCCTGACGATTTAAACCACCTCAAAATCGTTCACGGTTCCTGTCGCAAACCCCACGGTGGCGGTGCGGATATGCTTCCTTTGATGGATAACGCGATCGCGCAAGCTGCGGATTTCCCCAACGAACGACCGCACCAACTCTTTTTAACGGGCGATCAAATTTATAGCGATGATGTTGCCGATCCTCTCCTCTGGTTAGCCAGCGAGTTGGAGGTGTTTTTGTTGGGGTGGGAGGAAGATTTACTGCTTCCGGATGACAGCTATAAACCCAGGGAATTGAAGCCGGGACAGCGCAGTTCGATTGCTGAGGAATGTGCCGGATTTACCGCAGGACTGCCCAATCAAGCCCATCTTGCGAAAAGTCACCTGTTCGCTTGGGGCGAATATTGCATTGCTTATTTGTTGTGTTGGTCGTCGGTGCTGTGGCCCGATAAATTGCCTTCGGGAAAGGAGATGTGTCAGGAGAAAAAGCAGGTCAGACAGTGGGATCGGGAGGTGGACGCGATCGCTAATTTTACGCGCTCCCTTGGGCAAGTGCGGCGATTGCTGGCAAACATCCCCACCTATACCATTTGCGACGACCACGATGTGAGCGATGACTGGTACCTCAATCGGGAATGGTGCGATCGCGTGTTGGGCAAGTCCTTTGGTCGGCAAGTCCTTCAAAACGCTCTGCTGGGCTATGCGCTGTTCCAAGGGTGGGGCAACACCCCCAAGCAATTTTTTGCAGGTCAGCCGGGAGAAAAGCTCCTAGAGGCGGTAGAAACGTGGTCGGCATCGAGGGGGAAGGATAAAGCAGCGTGGCGAGAGATTGGCAAGTATTTGGGATTGCCCCTCACCAATCCTCAAACGGGACTGCCCCAATATCGACTCGATGGCGATGTTTTAATTTTGGATCGAGACGATCGCGCGCTCGATTGGCACTACACCATTCGAGGTTTTAAGCACGAGGCGATTGTCATCGATACGCGCACTTGGCGCGGCTATCCCCAGGGTGAGAAAGAGAAAAAAACGCCGCCGATGCTGTTGTCTCCCACTGGCTTTAAGCAACAACTCGAAGCGCCTTTAGAGGAAACCGAAGCAATCAATCAGTCCCAACAGGCAGAGATTGAAGCCACGCTGGTGATTTTGCCGACCAATTTAGTGACGATGTGCTTTGTGGATTGGGTTCAGCGCTTCGATCTGTCGCGCGATCGCGTGTTCGGTAACGATGTGGGAGATTCCTGGAACTTCAATGAGAACGCATTTTCGCAGTTTCTGGTTCGGTTGGGTCAGCGACGCGATCGCGCGATTATTCTCTCTGGCGATATCCACTATAGTTGTGCGGTACGCCTCTGTTATTGGTCTAGGGAGCGCGATTCGGTTCTCGTCCAACTCACCTCCAGCGCCTTAAAAAACTCAGAATGGTCTACCCGCGTCATTCACACCAAACTCAAATCTCTCTGTCCCGAAAGGACGGTTCGCTGGGCGGGTTGGAAAACGCCGCCACCCTTACGAGAAATAGCAATACTTCCCGGTCAAATTAAGCAATGGAACGATCGAACGCGCCATAGCAGCCCTTTTTTACGGCAACTGCACCGCGATCGCGGCAACGAGCAATTATCCTGGAAACTGATCCTCAAAGACCCCAAAGATCGACCCGATTGGCGCTACCGCATTCAATGGCTCGAACGGGGGAAAGCCCAACTCCTTCCCTGGCACACCCCGCGAAATCAGCACCCCAAACTTTCAGAAAACTTCCTCATCAAACTTCTCCTAAAACTTTGGCGCAATCGTTGGCTACAAGAAGGTTCTGAAGTCGTCGGTCGCAATAACTTCAGCCTTGTTACCTTCCAATGGTCGCCCCAGAATTCCACAAAAGCCGTTATCCAAGAAACCTATTGGTTTCTTCCCGACAATCCCACTCGTACCGTCACCAGTCGCTATTTTGTTTCCTTGGAACCGGATAAAGCCCCCCCCTTCACCCGCGAACTTTAA
- a CDS encoding AAA family ATPase gives MNSTPITFNGYRLIELIHSSSRILVYRGQRTRDSQFVIIKLLRSPYPSISELIQFRNQYAISKNLDFPGIVCPFALESYNNGYALIMPDKGDISLLSFAFDRPLLIIEFLEIGIQLAGILHKLYENRVIHKDIKPANILIHPDTKQVKLIDFSLASLLPKETQEVHNPNVLEGTLAYISPEQTGRMNQKIDYRADFYSLGVTFYELLAGELPFTSNDPMELVHCHIAKVPMSLGNGGQRTGNSEKIPQVLSDMVMKLMAKNVEERYQSALGLKYDLEWCLKQWTQTAAIEAFELGKRDVRDRFIIPEKLYGREKEVTQLLAAFERVSQVQSSVKAGGRRQEAEGKIDCNLSPSLPLSVSPRHQKVSPSTLSRSELVLVAGYSGVGKTSVVNEVHKPIVRQRGYFMRGKFDQFNRNIPFSAFVQAFRDLIEQLLSETNDRLKVWKRKILTALGDNGQVIIEVVPELEYIIGKQPPVSELSGNAAQNRFNLLFSKFIRVFTKKEHPLAIFLDDLQWADLASLELMKLLVKEDSTGYLLLIGAYRDNEVDPTHPLMLALHEIERTEAILTRITLAPLSQSGVNQLVADTLSCSYEQAVPLTEQVYQKTQGNPFFTTQFLKSLYEEGWISFNGKLGYWECDRVEILQLSLADDVVKFMATQLQKLPVETQTVLKFAACIGAQFDLNTLAIVCARSRVDIATVLWSALREGSIVPVTTNYKFFQGMESLPQAERIAVPYRFLHDRIQQAAYSLISWEQKQSTHLNIGTLLLKKLSVAEREDRIFEIVNHLNIGRELITQLPPRKELAKLNLLAGKKAKASTAYAGALSQIEIGIELLPGDCWESDYDLSFELYRERAELEYLNGNFEAAETWIDRVLENAKTPMEKAEVYKISIVQYTLQAKYPEAIQAGRQALALIDVELPEDNFEAVRDAELAIAQKTLKNRSFASLADLPLMTQPQKKMAIAILISIGPPTYRSHQKLWSVICAKAVNLCLQYGNTPESGYIYPAFGGLRGYALNDYQGTGELLDATLQFIKTLNNKSAESVTYLMIGSSLRHWSHPLKFATEDYLASYQVGLASSNLQYAAYAFGHNMYCRFYQSIRLETLFEEIAESLAFSQKYKNQWAIDLLMGGQRIVTKLMGIQTDGKSETDYRDWCRNHKNWQVLCIYNILRTQLLFVEGRLEEALACGQEAEAAIINIAPQGLLPYAHHLFIYALLLASLHPKTSEPQQSENWAQISTYQKQLESWAQNCPENFLHLCSLVKAEMARLSGDRLEAMELYDLAIAQAKENKYLQEEALAGELAAEFYLNWGKEIIAKAYLTQAYYCYAHWGAKAKVDALEQQYPQLLANATTNPLPNYLTNTHSSSTSGEVLDLATVLKASQTISQEIASEQLLGKLMQLLLENAGAQTGCLILPQGGNLRIEATVAIDSDYGSLLESLPLEERVPTSIVQLVARTQKSIVISDGRKELQTSRDPYIRTYKPRSILCAPLLNCEDWVGIVYLENNAIAGAFTPERLDMVRLLSTQAAIAILNAKLYAQVRTNEQQLQQFLNALPIGVFVTANDGRPYYINPLGEEMLHRGIDKSAKPEELTSIHRTYIAGTQENYPQERMPLFKALQGENSTIDDLEIHTPDRIIAIEARGNPIRDERGNITYAIATFQDITQRKQAEQILADYNHTLERQVIERTEELANTLKNLKITQEQLIHTEKMAALGNLMAGIAHELRNPLNFVNNLSLLSSELIEELNEMLEPLKDRWDSNTNESITEILSYLSRNSQEIHQNGERATNIISMMLMQARSDNLQKQPTDLNTLLEQTVDLVCYSLRDPGGICLQAARDPAFNIQIQQDYDPTLPLINTVSQNLNRAFINLIDNACYALWCKWKNTQTVFIPTLSLKTINQGDSVEIHIQDNGTGIDPKTQAKMFNPFFTTKPPGEGTGLGLSLTYEIIAREHTGTIHIETEVGIYTKLIVNLPLNAPTLPKQKEDK, from the coding sequence GTGAATAGTACTCCCATAACCTTTAACGGCTATCGTCTCATCGAACTCATCCACTCTAGTTCTCGCATTCTCGTCTATCGAGGTCAGCGAACCAGAGACAGTCAATTCGTCATTATTAAACTGTTGCGATCCCCATATCCCTCAATCTCCGAACTCATCCAATTCCGCAATCAATACGCCATTAGCAAAAATCTCGATTTCCCTGGGATTGTGTGTCCCTTCGCCCTAGAATCCTACAATAATGGATATGCTTTGATCATGCCGGATAAAGGAGATATTTCGCTTTTGTCCTTCGCTTTCGATCGCCCGTTATTAATCATCGAATTTCTTGAAATTGGGATTCAATTGGCAGGAATATTGCACAAACTCTATGAAAATCGGGTCATTCATAAAGATATTAAACCTGCAAACATTTTAATTCATCCCGACACAAAGCAAGTTAAACTGATTGACTTTAGTCTTGCTTCTCTCCTCCCCAAAGAAACCCAAGAAGTTCATAATCCTAATGTTCTAGAAGGCACGCTGGCTTATATTTCTCCCGAACAAACCGGACGAATGAACCAAAAAATTGACTACCGTGCTGATTTTTACTCTCTTGGCGTTACTTTTTACGAACTTCTGGCGGGAGAACTTCCCTTCACAAGCAATGACCCGATGGAATTAGTACATTGTCATATTGCTAAAGTACCGATGTCATTAGGGAATGGGGGACAGAGAACAGGGAACAGTGAGAAGATTCCCCAAGTACTTTCCGATATGGTGATGAAATTGATGGCGAAGAATGTTGAAGAGCGCTATCAAAGTGCTTTGGGGTTGAAATACGACCTGGAATGGTGTTTGAAACAATGGACCCAAACCGCGGCGATTGAGGCGTTTGAGTTAGGAAAGCGAGATGTGCGCGATCGTTTCATTATCCCTGAAAAACTCTACGGACGAGAGAAAGAAGTTACTCAATTATTAGCAGCATTCGAGCGAGTTTCTCAAGTTCAGTCATCAGTGAAGGCAGGAGGCAGGAGGCAGGAGGCAGAAGGGAAGATTGATTGTAACCTGTCCCCATCTCTCCCACTCTCCGTGTCTCCGCGTCATCAAAAAGTCTCCCCGTCAACTCTTTCTCGAAGTGAATTAGTCTTAGTCGCAGGCTATTCTGGCGTGGGAAAAACTTCCGTTGTCAATGAAGTTCATAAACCCATCGTCCGCCAACGGGGTTACTTTATGAGGGGGAAATTCGACCAATTCAATCGCAACATTCCTTTCAGTGCCTTCGTTCAAGCATTCCGAGATTTAATTGAACAATTGCTATCAGAAACTAACGACCGCCTTAAAGTGTGGAAACGAAAAATACTGACTGCATTGGGGGATAACGGACAAGTTATTATTGAGGTGGTTCCCGAACTCGAATATATTATTGGCAAGCAACCTCCCGTTTCAGAACTTTCAGGAAATGCGGCGCAAAATCGCTTTAATTTACTATTTAGTAAGTTTATTCGAGTTTTCACAAAAAAAGAGCATCCTTTGGCGATATTTTTAGACGATTTGCAATGGGCAGATTTAGCTTCTTTGGAGTTAATGAAACTGTTAGTCAAAGAGGATTCAACAGGCTATCTTTTGCTCATTGGTGCTTATCGCGATAATGAAGTCGATCCAACTCACCCGTTGATGTTGGCTTTACATGAGATTGAAAGAACTGAGGCGATTCTCACTCGGATAACCCTGGCTCCTTTGAGTCAATCGGGAGTGAATCAATTGGTCGCCGATACGCTCAGTTGCAGTTACGAACAAGCCGTTCCTTTAACAGAGCAGGTGTATCAAAAAACGCAGGGAAATCCTTTTTTTACAACTCAGTTTCTTAAATCGCTTTATGAGGAAGGGTGGATTAGTTTCAATGGAAAATTGGGGTATTGGGAATGTGACAGGGTGGAGATACTGCAATTATCTCTAGCAGATGATGTTGTGAAATTCATGGCAACTCAATTGCAGAAATTGCCTGTGGAAACGCAAACTGTACTGAAATTTGCGGCTTGTATTGGAGCGCAGTTTGACTTGAATACTTTAGCAATTGTTTGCGCGCGATCGCGCGTGGATATTGCAACTGTTTTGTGGTCGGCATTGCGAGAAGGTTCGATCGTTCCTGTCACCACAAACTACAAGTTCTTTCAAGGAATGGAATCTCTGCCCCAAGCGGAACGGATTGCTGTTCCCTATAGGTTTTTACACGATCGCATTCAACAAGCGGCATATTCCCTGATTAGTTGGGAACAAAAACAATCGACTCACCTCAATATCGGGACTTTATTATTAAAGAAATTGTCGGTTGCAGAACGAGAAGATCGAATTTTCGAGATTGTCAATCATTTGAATATTGGTAGGGAATTAATTACTCAACTGCCCCCACGAAAGGAACTGGCAAAACTCAATTTATTAGCAGGAAAGAAAGCGAAGGCTTCAACGGCTTATGCGGGTGCTTTGAGTCAGATCGAAATTGGAATAGAACTGTTACCTGGGGATTGCTGGGAAAGCGATTACGATTTGAGTTTTGAATTGTATAGAGAACGCGCAGAATTAGAGTATTTGAACGGGAATTTTGAGGCGGCTGAAACTTGGATCGATCGCGTCCTAGAAAATGCAAAAACGCCGATGGAAAAAGCGGAAGTTTATAAGATATCCATCGTCCAATATACATTGCAAGCGAAGTACCCAGAAGCCATCCAAGCCGGTCGCCAAGCGTTGGCATTGATTGATGTCGAGCTTCCTGAAGACAATTTTGAGGCGGTACGAGACGCAGAACTCGCGATCGCGCAAAAAACCTTAAAAAATCGCTCCTTCGCTTCCCTTGCAGATTTACCCCTGATGACGCAACCTCAGAAAAAAATGGCGATCGCGATACTCATCAGCATTGGACCTCCGACCTATCGTTCCCATCAAAAATTATGGTCTGTCATTTGCGCCAAAGCCGTCAATCTATGTCTGCAATACGGCAATACGCCAGAAAGCGGGTACATTTATCCGGCATTCGGCGGCTTGCGCGGTTATGCCCTCAATGATTACCAAGGAACCGGCGAATTACTCGATGCAACACTTCAATTCATCAAAACCTTGAATAACAAATCCGCAGAAAGCGTCACGTATTTGATGATTGGCAGTTCTTTGAGACATTGGTCCCATCCCCTAAAGTTTGCGACTGAAGATTATCTTGCTTCCTATCAAGTGGGTTTAGCCTCGAGCAATCTGCAATATGCCGCCTATGCTTTCGGACACAATATGTATTGCCGTTTTTACCAAAGTATCCGTCTTGAAACTCTTTTTGAGGAGATAGCAGAGTCCCTGGCATTCAGTCAAAAATATAAAAATCAGTGGGCGATCGATCTATTGATGGGCGGTCAGCGAATTGTTACAAAATTAATGGGAATACAAACGGATGGCAAATCTGAAACCGACTATCGCGATTGGTGCCGCAACCATAAAAATTGGCAAGTTCTCTGTATCTACAACATCCTGAGAACCCAGCTTCTGTTCGTAGAGGGACGTTTGGAAGAGGCGCTGGCGTGCGGTCAGGAAGCCGAAGCAGCGATTATTAATATTGCACCCCAGGGATTGCTTCCCTATGCCCATCATCTCTTTATTTACGCGCTGCTTCTCGCATCCCTTCATCCAAAAACATCAGAACCCCAACAATCAGAAAATTGGGCGCAAATCTCAACCTATCAAAAACAGCTTGAAAGTTGGGCGCAAAACTGTCCGGAGAATTTTCTGCACCTTTGTTCTTTGGTTAAAGCAGAAATGGCTCGACTCTCTGGGGATCGCTTGGAAGCAATGGAACTTTACGACTTGGCGATCGCGCAAGCCAAAGAAAATAAATATCTCCAAGAAGAAGCCCTTGCTGGCGAACTCGCGGCAGAGTTTTACCTCAATTGGGGAAAAGAAATCATTGCCAAAGCGTATCTCACCCAAGCTTACTATTGCTACGCTCATTGGGGAGCTAAAGCAAAAGTGGACGCTCTAGAACAACAATACCCCCAACTCCTGGCAAACGCGACAACGAACCCATTACCCAATTACCTAACCAACACCCACTCTAGCTCCACATCGGGTGAAGTTCTCGATCTTGCAACAGTCCTCAAAGCCTCTCAAACCATTTCCCAAGAAATTGCTTCGGAACAACTTCTGGGTAAATTAATGCAACTCTTGCTAGAAAATGCTGGCGCGCAAACGGGGTGTTTAATCCTCCCCCAAGGAGGAAACTTGCGAATTGAAGCAACAGTGGCGATTGATAGCGATTATGGGAGCCTTTTGGAATCGCTTCCCCTCGAAGAGCGGGTTCCCACTTCAATTGTCCAGCTTGTGGCTCGCACTCAAAAAAGCATTGTCATCAGCGACGGGAGAAAAGAACTGCAAACCTCGCGAGATCCTTATATCCGAACTTACAAACCGCGCTCGATTTTGTGCGCTCCCCTCCTCAATTGCGAAGATTGGGTTGGGATTGTTTATTTGGAAAACAACGCGATCGCGGGCGCTTTTACCCCAGAACGACTGGACATGGTACGTTTACTCTCCACCCAAGCCGCGATCGCGATTCTCAACGCCAAACTTTACGCTCAAGTTCGCACCAACGAACAGCAACTCCAACAATTTCTCAATGCACTTCCAATTGGCGTATTTGTGACCGCCAACGACGGTCGTCCCTACTACATCAACCCCCTCGGAGAAGAAATGCTCCATCGAGGAATCGACAAATCTGCAAAGCCGGAAGAACTGACCAGCATCCATCGCACCTATATCGCAGGGACGCAAGAGAATTACCCGCAAGAACGAATGCCTTTGTTCAAAGCACTTCAGGGAGAAAACAGTACGATTGATGATCTGGAAATTCATACTCCCGATCGCATTATTGCCATTGAAGCAAGGGGAAACCCCATCCGCGACGAACGGGGAAATATTACTTACGCGATCGCGACCTTTCAAGACATTACCCAGCGCAAACAAGCCGAACAAATCCTCGCCGACTACAATCACACCCTAGAACGTCAAGTTATCGAACGAACAGAAGAACTTGCCAATACCCTAAAAAACCTTAAAATAACTCAAGAGCAATTAATTCACACCGAAAAAATGGCAGCCTTGGGCAACTTAATGGCAGGTATTGCCCACGAACTTCGCAACCCTCTCAACTTTGTCAATAACCTTTCCTTACTCTCCTCAGAGTTAATTGAAGAACTCAACGAAATGCTCGAACCTCTCAAAGATCGATGGGACTCCAATACGAACGAATCTATTACAGAAATATTGAGTTATTTGAGTCGCAATAGCCAGGAAATTCATCAAAACGGAGAACGGGCAACCAATATCATTTCTATGATGTTGATGCAAGCTCGCAGTGACAATCTGCAAAAACAACCCACCGACCTCAACACGCTCCTCGAACAAACAGTCGATCTAGTTTGTTATAGTTTGCGCGATCCCGGAGGGATCTGCTTGCAAGCAGCCCGCGACCCAGCATTTAACATACAAATTCAGCAAGACTACGATCCCACCCTTCCACTGATCAATACCGTTTCTCAAAATCTCAATCGTGCTTTCATCAACCTCATCGACAATGCTTGTTATGCCCTTTGGTGTAAATGGAAAAACACCCAAACTGTTTTTATTCCAACACTTTCTCTAAAAACAATTAATCAGGGAGATTCAGTTGAGATTCACATCCAAGATAACGGCACCGGGATCGATCCTAAAACCCAAGCAAAAATGTTTAATCCCTTCTTTACCACTAAACCACCAGGTGAAGGAACGGGTTTAGGACTCTCTCTAACCTATGAGATTATTGCGAGAGAACATACAGGAACCATCCACATTGAAACAGAAGTCGGAATTTACACCAAATTAATTGTCAATCTCCCCTTAAACGCACCCACCCTTCCCAAGCAAAAGGAGGATAAATAA